A DNA window from Loxodonta africana isolate mLoxAfr1 chromosome 7, mLoxAfr1.hap2, whole genome shotgun sequence contains the following coding sequences:
- the LOC100664317 gene encoding olfactory receptor 5B3-like: MSMENKTEVTQFILLGLTNAPELQFPLFIMFTLIYLINVLGNLGMIALILLDSHLHTPMYFFLSNLSLVDLCYSSAVTPTVLAGFLTGDNVISYNACATQMFFFVVFTTAENFLLASMAYDRYAAVCKPLYYTTTMTTGLCARLAIGSYVGGFLNGSIHTGDTFRLSFCMFNVVHHFFCDLPAVLVLSCSDRHVSEMVLVFVVSFNIFSALLTILLSYLFIFITILKMHSAEGCWKALSTCASHFVAVSTFYGASIFMYMQPSSSHSMDTDKMASVFYTMIIPMLNPLVYSLRNKDVKSAFEKVVEKAKLSVGLTF, from the coding sequence ATGTCAATGGAGAACAAAACAGAAGTGACTCAGTTCATCCTGCTAGGACTAACAAATGCCCCAGAGCTTCAGTTCCCCCTCTTTATAATGTTCACTCTCATTTACCTCATCAATGTGCTTGGGAACCTGGGGATGATCGCATTGATTTTGTTGGACTCTcatctccacactcccatgtattttttcctcagtaaCTTGTCTCTGGTGGACCTTTGTTACTCCTCAGCTGTCACTCCCACAGTGTTGGCTGGGTTCCTTACAGGAGACAATGTTATCTCCTACAATGCATGTGCTACTCAGATGTTCTTTTTTGTAGTATTTACTACTGCGGAAAATTTCCTACTGGCctcaatggcctatgaccgctacgcAGCAGTGTGTAAACCCCTATATTATACCACCACCATGACAACAGGCCTGTGTGCCCGACTGGCTATAGGTTCCTATGTTGGTGGTTTCCTGAATGGTTCCATTCACACTGGGGATACATTCCGTCTGTCCTTCTGTATGTTCAATGTGGtccatcactttttctgtgatctTCCAGCAGTCTTGGTTCTCTCTTGCTCTGATAGGCATGTCAGTGAGATGGTTCTTGTTTTCGTGGTGAGTTTCAATATcttttctgctcttctgactaTCTTGTTATCCTACCTGTTTATATTTATCACCATCCTAAAGATGCACTCAGCTGAGGGGTGCTGGAAGGCTTTATCAACCtgtgcatctcactttgttgCAGTTTCCACCTTCTATGGGGCAAGCATCTTCATGTACATGCAGCCCAGCTCCAGTCATTCCATGGACACAGACAAAATGGCATCAGTGTTCTATACTATGATCATCCCCATGTTGAACCCTCTGGTCTACAGCctgagaaacaaagatgtcaagaGTGCATTCGAAAAGGTTGTTGAGAAGGCAAAATTGTCTGTAGGCTTAACTTTTTAA
- the LOC100664604 gene encoding olfactory receptor 5B3-like: MENRTEVTHFILLGLTNALELQFSLFIMFTLIYLINVLGNLGMIGLILLDFRLHTPMYFFLSNLSLVDLCYSSAVTPTVLAGFLTGDNVISYNSCATQVFFFAVFITVENFLLASMAYDRYAAVCKPLHYNSTITTSLCARLAIGSYVGGFLNGSIHTGDTFRLSFCMPNVVHHFFCDLPAVIFLSCSDRHVSEMVLIFVVSFNIFSALLVILISYLFIFINILKMRSAEGYRKALSTCASHLTAVFIFYGTGIFMYAQPSSSHSMDTDKMASVFYTMIIPMLNPLVYSLRNKDVKSAFKKVIEKAKLSLGLTF, encoded by the coding sequence atggagaacagaacagaagtgACTCACTTCATCCTGCTAGGACTAACAAATGCCCTGGAGCTTCAGTTCTCCCTCTTTATAATGTTCACTCTTATTTACCTCATCAACGTGCTTGGGAACCTAGGTATGATTGGGTTAATTTTGTTGGACTTTCgtctccacactcccatgtattttttcctcagcAACTTGTCTCTGGTGGACCTTTGTTACTCCTCAGCTGTCACTCCCACGGTGTTGGCTGGATTCCTTACAGGAGACAATGTCATCTCCTACAATTCATGTGCTACTCAGGTGTTCTTTTTTGCAGTATTTATTACTGTGGAAAATTTCCTGTTGGCctcaatggcctatgaccgctacgcAGCTGTGTGTAAACCCCTACATTACAACAGCACCATAACAACAAGTCTGTGTGCACGTCTGGCTATAGGTTCCTATGTTGGTGGTTTCCTGAATGGCTCTATTCACACTGGGGATACATTTCGTCTATCCTTCTGTATGCCCAATGTGGtccatcactttttctgtgatctTCCAGCAGTCATCTTTCTCTCTTGCTCAGATAGACATGTTAGTGAGATGGTTCTTATTTTTGTGGTGAGCTTCAATATCTTTTCTGCTCTTCTGGTTATCTTGATATCCTACCTGTTCATATTTATTAACATCCTAAAGATGCGCTCAGCTGAAGGATATCGAAAGGCTTTATCCACCTGTGCTTCCCACCTCACTGCAGTCTTTATCTTTTATGGGACAGGCATCTTCATGTACGCACAGCCCAGTTCCAGTCATTCTATGGACACAGACAAAATGGCATCTGTGTTCTATACTATGATCATCCCCATGTTGAACCCTCTggtctacagcctgaggaacaaggaTGTCAAAAGTGCATTCAAGAAGGTTATTGAGAAGGCTAAATTGTCTCTAGGCTTAACTTTTTAA